The window CTGACAGGCCTCGCGGATCAGGTGGCCGCCAAGCACAAGAGATTCCTTGTTGGCCAGTGCTATGGCCTTGCCCGCCTTTGCCGCGGCCAGCGTGGGCAGGAACCCGGCGGCTCCCACGATGGTGGAGAGCACCAGGTCGGCCTGTTCCAGTTCCGCAAGGGTCACGTATGCCGTTGGTCCGGTGAGGATTTCCGGGGCGTAGCCCGAAGGCAGCAGGGTTTGCAGTTCATGGGCCACCTCGTCGGAGATGACCGCGAGATAGGGCGGACGGAAACGAGCGGCCTGTTTTGCCAGCAGCGTGGCGTTGGTGGCCCCGGCAAGGGCGGTGACGCGGAACATGGACTCATGCTGGCCGATCACGTCCAACGCGTTGGTGCCTATGGAACCGGTGGACCCGAGTATGACTACCGCGCGGGGCCACGCAGGCATGTTTTCGGGAGTGGGCCAGGGGGAAATATATGTTTTCACGACAGTTCCCGTGTATGTTTTGGCGATTACCCGAAAAACGGGTGGATGGTGCGCAGCAGGGCGTAAACGGGCACCACCAGCAGCAGGCTGTCCACTCTGTCCAGCAGACCGCCGTGGCCGGGCAGTATGCTGCCCGAGTCCTTGACGGCAAGGGCGCGCTTGAGCGCGGATTCAAAGAAGTCGCCCATTTGTGCCGCAATGTTCAGGGCCGCGCCCAGCAGAGGCCATGCCCATACCGGTCCGTTGCCAAGGGAGAGGCCCATGATGGTGGTAACGAGCATGCAGGCCGCGAGCCCGCCAAGACTGCCTGCCCATGATTTCTTGGGGCTGACCGAAGGCCATATCTTGCGTTTGCCGATCGCTGTGCCCACGTAAAAGGCGGCCGTGTCCGTGAACACTGCGGCCAGAAGCACGAGGAACAGTTCGGCCCGATTGAAATTCATGAAGAAATGGAAATTCAAGGGAATGTATATCAGCCCGCACAGGAAAATCATGGGTGTGCGGAAATCCGTGGTTTCAGGGTTTCTGCTGTAGCGGATGAGAAAGGCCATGCCCGCGGCCCAGAATCCGCCCATGAGGCAGAGCAGAACCCAGGTGTTGCTTTCCAGCTTGAAGGAAAGCAGCAGGGGCAGCGTGCACAGGGCGGCCAACACCTTGTGGAACAGGCCCGGGCCGGCTGTTTTGAACAGACCGTGAAACTCCCATTGGGCAAGGATACAGAACAGGGTCAGAATGATGAACAATGTCCATCCCTGCATGGCAATGGCCAGCAGGGGCACTACAGCCAGCAGCAATCCGGTTGTCACTCGCGTCCGATTTGCGGAAAAGTCCATATAATTCCTGTGTGCTTTACCGGGTAACCCCGCATGTTACTTGACTTGATTCTTAGTAAAACATTCGGGCGGCCCCGGCAACCATACTGCATTCGGGGTTATTTATCGTCTTGTTCCAGTTGCTGGCCGGTCTTGCCGAATCGGCGCTGGCGAGAGTTGAGATCGGCAATGGCCGCGTCCAGATGGTCCGGTGTGAAGTCCGGCCAGAGCACGTCCGTGAAATAAAATTCCGAATATGCGGTCTGAAAAAGCAGATAGTTGGAAATGCGGATTTCCCCGCTGGTGCGGATGACCAGATCCGGATCGGGCTGGCCTGCGGTGAACAGCTCCCGGCTCAGGGCCTGCTCGTCAATCTGTTCCGGGGCAAGTCCCTGCTGCACGAGACGTCGGCAGGCACGGACTATTTCATCGCGTCCGCCGTAGTTCAGGGCCAGGTTCAGGGTCATGCCCGCGCAGCCTGCGGTTTTTTCCATGACTCGTTTGAGCACGGTGCGCACGGCAAGCGGCAGGCCGTCCACATCGCCCAGAACTTTGAGCCGGATATCCTGTTCAAGGAGCTGCTTCTGTTCGTTCTTCAGGAACGAGGTCAGCAGGTCGAAGAGCGTGCCCACTTCTTCCTTGGGACGCGCCCAGTTCTCCTTGGAAAAGGTGTACAGAGTCAGGTGGCGCACGCCGATTTCACGGCAGTGCGTGACAATGGCGCGGGCCGCTTCGGTCCCGGCCTTGTGGCCTTTGGTCCTTGGCAGCCCGCGTTTCGTGGCCCAGCGTCCGTTGCCGTCCATGATGACGGCAATGTGCGCAGGGATTGTTCCGGTGGTGGCGGTCATCAGATTTCGAGGATTTCCTTTTCCTTGGCCTCAAGGGCTGCATCGGCCTGCTTGACGAAATCGTCGGTCAGCTTCTGCACGTCGTCCTGCCCCTTGTGCAGGTCGTCCTCGGTGATGTCCTTGTCTTTTTCCATTTTCTTGAGGGATTCGTTCATGTCGCGGCGGACATTGCGTACCGCGACCTTGGCGTCTTCAGTGTACTTTTTGGCCACCTTGACCAGTTCCTTGCGGCGTTCCTCGGTCAGGGGCGGGATGCTGATACGGATGATCTTGCCGTCGTTGACCGGGTTGAGGCCGAGGTCGGATTTCTGAATGGCCTTTTCCACGCTGCCGAACGCGCCTTTGTCCCAGGGCTGGATGGTCAGTGTGCGGGAGTCCGGCACGGAAACCGAGGCCAACTGGTTGAGGGGAGTCGACGTGCCGTAATAATCGACTTCGATGCCGTCCACGAGCGAGGCGCTGGCCCGGCCGGTGCGGAGCTTGGCAAATTCCTTTTCCTGTGCGCCCAGCGCGCCTTCCATGCGTTTTTTCCCGTCACTCAGAACAGATTGCATTCTAGTCTCCTCCTTGAACGATCGTTCCTATGTTCTCGCCGCCGGTGACCTTGAGCATGTTGCCTTCCTTGAACAGGTTGAACACGATGATCGGCAGGTCGTTGTCCCTGGCCATGGAGATGGCCGTGGAGTCCATGACCCCGAGACGTTTTTCCAGAACCTCGATGAAGGTGACCTTGTCGTACTTGACGGCGTCGTCGAACTTCACGGGGTCCTTGTCGTATACGCCGTCCACCTTGGTGGCCTTGAGAATGGCTTCGCACTTGAGCTCCAGGGCTCTCAGGGCTGCGGCCGAGTCCGTGGTGAAATACGGGTTGCCCGTGCCCGCCGCACAAATGACCACGCGCCCTTTTTCAAGGTGGCGGACGGCCCGTCTGCGGATATACGGCTCTGCGACTTCCTTCATGTCAAAGGCGGTCATCACGCGGGTCTGGCAGCCATGGTTTTCCAGCGCATCCTGCACGGCCAGTGCGTTCATGACCGTGGCGAGCATGCCCATGTAGTCCGCCTGGGCGCGATCCATGCCCTTGGCGCTTGCAGAAAGTCCCCGAAAGATATTGCCGCCGCCGATGACCAGAGCGATCTGGACTCCGGATGCCGCCACCTCGGCGATTTCCTTGCAAAACTGACCGATGGCCTGAGGTTCGATTCCGAACTGCTGCTCACCGGCGAGCGCTTCACCGCTCAGCTTGATCAATACCCGCGAAAACCGCATTTTGTCCATACTTTCACCTGTCTGTCAATAGGTTTGCACCGCTTGGGCCGGTGGCCCCACGGATCGTTCAAGTCCAAAAAAAACGGGCCTTGCGGCCCGTTGTATTCTTATTCGGCGTCGTCGCCAAGCGCCAGCCTGACGAAGCCGCCGATGCTGGCGTCTTTTTCTTTGAGCAACTGTTTGATGCTCTTCTTGTCTTCCTTGATGAACGGCTGTTCGGTCAGGCAGACTTCCTTGTAGTATTTGTTCAGGCGGCCCATGACGATCTTCTGGGCGATCTCTTCGGGCTTGCCTTCGTCCATGGCCTGCTTCAGGTAGATGGCCTTTTCCTTTTCCAGGTTTTCCTGGGGCAGCTCGTCGGGGACGAGGCATACCGGGTTGGCTGCGGCCACCTGCATGGCGATGTCCTTGCTCAACTCGTCGTCGCCGCCCTTCATGTCCACGAGCACACCGATCTTGTTGTTGGAGTGGATGTACAGGCCCAGCTTGCCGTCGGTGGTCAGCTTGGCAAAACGGCCGACGCCCATGTTCTCGCCCAGCTTGGCGATGAGGTCGGTCACGTCTGCGGCGTCGCCCAGATCATCGGCATTGCCGGCGGTTACGTCCATGCCGGCGACCTTTTCGGCCAGTTTGTCGGCAAAGGCGCGGAAGTCTTCGTTCTTGGCCACGAAGTCGGTTTCGCACTTGAGTTCCACCAGCGCACCGGACTTTCCGTCCGCGGCGATGAAGTTGGCCACGATGCCTTCGGACGTGGCGCGTCCGGCCTTTTTGGCGGCCTTGGCAAGACCCTTTTCGCGCAGATAGACAACGGCCTTTTCATGGTCGCCGTCGCTTTCCACCAGGGCTTTCTTGCAGTCCATCATTCCTGCGCCGGTCTTTTCGCGCAGTTCCTTTACCATAGCAGCGGTAATAGCCATTATGTTCCTCCAGAACCCGTTTGAAATCGTGTTACGCCTTGGCGGCTTCTTCGGTCTTTTCTTCGGCCTTGGGAGCCTCTTTCTT is drawn from Pseudodesulfovibrio senegalensis and contains these coding sequences:
- a CDS encoding phosphatidate cytidylyltransferase, which produces MTTGLLLAVVPLLAIAMQGWTLFIILTLFCILAQWEFHGLFKTAGPGLFHKVLAALCTLPLLLSFKLESNTWVLLCLMGGFWAAGMAFLIRYSRNPETTDFRTPMIFLCGLIYIPLNFHFFMNFNRAELFLVLLAAVFTDTAAFYVGTAIGKRKIWPSVSPKKSWAGSLGGLAACMLVTTIMGLSLGNGPVWAWPLLGAALNIAAQMGDFFESALKRALAVKDSGSILPGHGGLLDRVDSLLLVVPVYALLRTIHPFFG
- a CDS encoding isoprenyl transferase; this encodes MTATTGTIPAHIAVIMDGNGRWATKRGLPRTKGHKAGTEAARAIVTHCREIGVRHLTLYTFSKENWARPKEEVGTLFDLLTSFLKNEQKQLLEQDIRLKVLGDVDGLPLAVRTVLKRVMEKTAGCAGMTLNLALNYGGRDEIVRACRRLVQQGLAPEQIDEQALSRELFTAGQPDPDLVIRTSGEIRISNYLLFQTAYSEFYFTDVLWPDFTPDHLDAAIADLNSRQRRFGKTGQQLEQDDK
- the frr gene encoding ribosome recycling factor, producing the protein MQSVLSDGKKRMEGALGAQEKEFAKLRTGRASASLVDGIEVDYYGTSTPLNQLASVSVPDSRTLTIQPWDKGAFGSVEKAIQKSDLGLNPVNDGKIIRISIPPLTEERRKELVKVAKKYTEDAKVAVRNVRRDMNESLKKMEKDKDITEDDLHKGQDDVQKLTDDFVKQADAALEAKEKEILEI
- the pyrH gene encoding UMP kinase, translated to MDKMRFSRVLIKLSGEALAGEQQFGIEPQAIGQFCKEIAEVAASGVQIALVIGGGNIFRGLSASAKGMDRAQADYMGMLATVMNALAVQDALENHGCQTRVMTAFDMKEVAEPYIRRRAVRHLEKGRVVICAAGTGNPYFTTDSAAALRALELKCEAILKATKVDGVYDKDPVKFDDAVKYDKVTFIEVLEKRLGVMDSTAISMARDNDLPIIVFNLFKEGNMLKVTGGENIGTIVQGGD
- the tsf gene encoding translation elongation factor Ts — its product is MAITAAMVKELREKTGAGMMDCKKALVESDGDHEKAVVYLREKGLAKAAKKAGRATSEGIVANFIAADGKSGALVELKCETDFVAKNEDFRAFADKLAEKVAGMDVTAGNADDLGDAADVTDLIAKLGENMGVGRFAKLTTDGKLGLYIHSNNKIGVLVDMKGGDDELSKDIAMQVAAANPVCLVPDELPQENLEKEKAIYLKQAMDEGKPEEIAQKIVMGRLNKYYKEVCLTEQPFIKEDKKSIKQLLKEKDASIGGFVRLALGDDAE